A DNA window from Microcystis aeruginosa NIES-843 contains the following coding sequences:
- a CDS encoding type II toxin-antitoxin system HicA family toxin produces MNHLRTVNAFEKAGFRITRQRKHITMTNGEQTIAIPRANPVNAYTMAGIVKEAGLTIEEFLKLL; encoded by the coding sequence ATTAATCATCTACGCACTGTTAATGCCTTTGAAAAAGCGGGATTCCGCATCACTAGACAGAGAAAACATATTACTATGACAAATGGAGAACAGACTATCGCCATTCCACGAGCAAATCCGGTTAATGCTTATACAATGGCAGGGATTGTTAAAGAAGCGGGTTTAACTATCGAAGAATTCTTAAAATTACTCTAA
- a CDS encoding type II toxin-antitoxin system HicB family antitoxin, which produces MRYQVRLKQSEEGYAIWCPSLPGCWSQGDTEAEAIENIKEAIQDYLETIEELNKDAEVRYVEVG; this is translated from the coding sequence ATGCGCTATCAAGTTCGACTCAAACAAAGCGAAGAAGGTTATGCAATTTGGTGTCCCAGTTTACCCGGATGTTGGTCACAGGGAGACACTGAAGCAGAAGCTATAGAAAATATCAAAGAAGCGATACAAGACTATTTAGAGACAATTGAAGAATTAAACAAAGATGCGGAAGTGCGTTATGTAGAAGTAGGATAA
- a CDS encoding DUF3782 domain-containing protein, with the protein MTTTSEDVWRILAELATAQAELTAAQKETDKQLKEVSQQQKENAQQLKETDKQLKETDLLLKEVSQQQKENAQQQKKTDKQLKELGQQIGGLGAKFGSFTEGLALPSMETILRQRFGMEVVSPSVRVSKNGQHLEIDVLAYTNGELNTAYIVEVKSHAKEESITQLKSILQRFRSFFSEHKDKKLYGILAAVDLSPGLREKILQEGFYVARIHDQVFELDIPDNFQPQIY; encoded by the coding sequence ATGACGACTACATCAGAAGACGTATGGCGAATCCTAGCCGAATTAGCAACTGCTCAAGCCGAATTAACTGCTGCTCAAAAAGAAACTGACAAACAACTCAAGGAAGTCAGTCAACAACAGAAAGAAAACGCTCAACAACTCAAGGAAACTGACAAACAACTGAAGGAGACTGACCTACTATTGAAGGAAGTTAGTCAACAACAGAAGGAAAACGCCCAACAACAGAAGAAAACTGACAAACAACTCAAAGAATTAGGACAGCAAATTGGGGGACTCGGGGCAAAATTCGGCAGCTTTACCGAAGGACTTGCCCTTCCCTCAATGGAAACGATTCTCAGGCAACGCTTTGGTATGGAAGTTGTTAGTCCCAGTGTGCGAGTCAGTAAAAATGGACAACACCTAGAAATTGATGTCCTTGCCTATACCAATGGTGAGCTAAATACCGCCTATATCGTTGAGGTTAAAAGTCATGCCAAAGAGGAATCTATTACACAATTAAAAAGTATTTTACAACGGTTTCGTAGCTTTTTCTCTGAACACAAAGATAAAAAACTCTATGGCATATTAGCGGCGGTTGATTTATCACCAGGATTACGGGAAAAAATTCTCCAAGAAGGGTTTTATGTGGCTCGGATTCATGACCAAGTATTTGAATTAGATATTCCCGATAATTTTCAACCTCAAATCTATTAA
- a CDS encoding DUF3782 domain-containing protein — protein MATTSEDVWRILAELATAQAELTAAQKETDKQLKETDLLLKEVSQQQKENAQQIKETDRQQQKTDKQLKELGKQIGGLGAKFGSFTEGLALPSMETILRQRFGMEVVSPSVRVSKNGQHLEIDVLAYTNGELNTAYIVEVKSHAKEESITQLKSILQRFRSFFSEHKDKKLYGILAAVDLSPGLREKILQEGFYVARIHDQVFELDIPDNFQPQTY, from the coding sequence ATGGCAACTACATCAGAAGACGTATGGCGAATCTTAGCCGAATTAGCGACTGCTCAAGCCGAATTGACTGCTGCTCAAAAAGAAACTGACAAACAACTCAAGGAAACTGACCTACTATTGAAGGAAGTCAGTCAACAACAGAAGGAAAACGCCCAACAAATCAAGGAAACTGACCGACAACAGCAGAAAACTGACAAACAACTCAAAGAACTGGGCAAACAAATTGGGGGACTCGGAGCCAAATTCGGCAGCTTTACCGAAGGACTTGCTCTCCCCTCAATGGAAACGATTCTCAGACAACGCTTTGGTATGGAAGTTGTTAGTCCCAGTGTGCGAGTCAGTAAAAATGGACAACACCTAGAAATTGATGTCCTTGCCTATACCAATGGTGAGCTAAATACCGCCTATATCGTTGAGGTTAAAAGTCATGCCAAAGAGGAATCTATTACACAATTAAAAAGTATTTTACAACGGTTTCGTAGCTTTTTCTCTGAACACAAAGATAAAAAACTCTATGGCATATTAGCGGCGGTTGATTTATCACCAGGATTACGGGAAAAAATTCTCCAAGAAGGGTTTTATGTGGCTCGGATTCATGACCAAGTATTTGAATTAGATATTCCCGATAATTTTCAACCTCAAACCTATTAA
- a CDS encoding type II toxin-antitoxin system RelE family toxin produces MRELAENPRPSGCLKLTVREGWRVRIGVYRIIYGIDDSEKKVIVLDIGHRKDIYR; encoded by the coding sequence ATTAGAGAATTAGCCGAAAATCCAAGACCATCAGGATGTCTAAAACTGACAGTAAGAGAAGGTTGGCGGGTTCGGATTGGAGTTTATCGAATTATTTATGGTATCGATGATTCAGAAAAGAAGGTGATTGTTCTTGATATTGGGCATCGAAAGGATATTTACCGCTAA
- a CDS encoding DUF3782 domain-containing protein has translation MATTSEDVWRLLAELATAQAELTAAQKETDKQLKEVSQQQKENAQQQKETERRQQETDRQLRELGKQIGGLGAKFGSFTEGLALPSMETILRQRFGMEVVSPSVRVSKDGQHLEIDVLAYTNGELNTAYIVEVKSHAREESITQLKSILQRFRRFFPEHKDKKLYGILASVDLSNELREKILQEGFYVARIHDQVFELDIPDNFQPQIY, from the coding sequence ATGGCAACTACATCAGAAGACGTATGGCGACTCTTAGCCGAATTAGCGACTGCTCAAGCTGAATTAACTGCTGCTCAAAAAGAAACTGACAAACAACTGAAGGAAGTTAGTCAACAACAGAAGGAAAACGCCCAACAACAGAAGGAAACCGAGCGACGACAACAGGAAACCGACCGACAACTCAGAGAATTAGGTAAACAAATTGGGGGACTCGGAGCCAAATTCGGCAGCTTTACCGAAGGACTTGCTCTCCCCTCAATGGAAACGATTCTCAGACAACGCTTTGGCATGGAAGTGGTTAGTCCCAGTGTGCGAGTCAGTAAAGATGGACAACACCTAGAAATTGATGTCCTTGCCTATACCAATGGTGAGCTAAATACTGCCTATATCGTTGAGGTTAAAAGTCATGCCAGAGAAGAGTCTATTACACAATTAAAAAGTATTTTGCAACGGTTTCGCCGCTTTTTTCCTGAACACAAAGACAAAAAACTCTATGGCATACTAGCATCGGTTGACTTATCGAACGAATTACGCGAAAAAATTCTGCAAGAAGGGTTTTATGTGGCTCGGATTCATGACCAAGTATTTGAACTCGATATTCCTGATAATTTTCAACCTCAAATCTATTAA
- a CDS encoding type II toxin-antitoxin system HicA family toxin gives MSRPKLPGINHLRAVNAFEKAGFRITRQRKHITMTNGEQTITIPRANPVNAYTMAGIVKEAGLTIEEFLELL, from the coding sequence ATAAGTAGGCCAAAATTACCCGGAATTAATCATCTACGCGCTGTTAATGCCTTTGAAAAAGCGGGATTCCGCATCACTAGACAGAGAAAACATATTACTATGACAAATGGAGAACAGACTATCACCATTCCACGAGCAAATCCGGTTAATGCTTATACAATGGCAGGGATTGTTAAAGAAGCGGGTTTAACTATCGAAGAATTCTTAGAATTACTCTAA
- a CDS encoding type II toxin-antitoxin system HicB family antitoxin, translated as MRYQVRLKQSEEGYAIWCPSLPGCWSQGDTEAEAIENIKEAIQDYLETIEELNKDAEVRYVEVE; from the coding sequence ATGCGCTATCAAGTTCGACTCAAACAAAGCGAAGAAGGTTATGCAATTTGGTGTCCCAGTTTACCCGGATGTTGGTCACAGGGAGACACTGAAGCAGAAGCTATAGAAAATATCAAAGAAGCGATACAAGACTATTTAGAGACAATTGAAGAGTTAAACAAAGATGCGGAAGTGCGTTATGTAGAAGTAGAATAA
- a CDS encoding HEPN domain-containing protein: MNQISSYINQANEELEAATLLLEKNYYRACISRCYYAIYCTVQALLIVKNINTRSHRGVRQQFSQHFIQTGELSLELSKALRITYDLRQLGDYDQVIEITREQTKIALEYATVFVEQASHWLNTH; this comes from the coding sequence GTGAACCAAATTTCGTCCTATATCAATCAAGCTAATGAAGAATTAGAAGCGGCCACCCTATTACTTGAAAAAAATTATTATCGTGCTTGTATTTCTCGTTGCTATTATGCCATTTATTGTACAGTCCAAGCTCTGTTAATAGTTAAAAATATCAATACTCGCAGTCATCGAGGGGTACGACAGCAATTTTCTCAACATTTTATTCAAACAGGTGAATTATCATTAGAACTATCAAAAGCATTAAGAATTACCTATGATTTACGACAATTAGGAGATTATGATCAAGTTATTGAAATAACTAGGGAACAAACAAAAATTGCCTTAGAATACGCCACAGTATTTGTAGAACAAGCAAGCCACTGGCTTAATACACATTAG
- a CDS encoding nucleotidyltransferase domain-containing protein, producing the protein MAQLQILMPILQEFRQELAKFYGKRLVKLILFGSQARGNANEDSDIDIMVVLKGPISPGDEVIRMADIATQLDLKYNTFISLIPIADEDFVHRQTPLMDNIRREGIVL; encoded by the coding sequence ATGGCTCAATTACAAATCCTAATGCCCATACTACAAGAATTTCGCCAAGAATTAGCAAAGTTTTATGGAAAACGGTTAGTAAAACTCATCCTTTTTGGTTCACAAGCGCGGGGTAACGCCAATGAGGACTCAGATATTGATATTATGGTCGTATTAAAGGGGCCCATTTCCCCTGGAGATGAAGTGATTCGGATGGCAGACATCGCTACTCAACTAGACCTTAAATATAATACCTTCATTTCTTTGATTCCCATCGCCGATGAAGACTTTGTTCATCGACAAACCCCATTAATGGACAATATTCGCCGAGAAGGGATTGTCCTGTGA
- a CDS encoding nucleotide-binding protein — translation MKIIVNSTPIIALSLINQLDLLNQLFNEVIIPWAVYQEIVIAGDNKPGAKELKNANWIQAQEVASSSPLEPLLLGLDRGELEVILLAISIKPDWVIIDEKLARRVAKAMELPVKGTLGILLVGFYAGYLSKQEILDLSQQLVDYGIRISSPILNWLKTELDNDH, via the coding sequence ATGAAGATAATTGTTAATTCTACACCGATCATCGCCTTATCTTTGATTAATCAATTAGATCTTCTTAATCAGCTATTTAATGAAGTGATTATTCCTTGGGCAGTTTATCAAGAAATTGTCATCGCTGGAGATAATAAACCGGGGGCAAAAGAACTCAAAAATGCCAATTGGATTCAAGCTCAAGAAGTTGCATCATCATCTCCTCTTGAACCGCTATTACTAGGATTAGATCGAGGAGAATTAGAAGTTATTCTCTTGGCAATTTCAATCAAACCAGACTGGGTAATTATAGATGAGAAATTAGCAAGAAGAGTTGCCAAAGCTATGGAATTACCCGTCAAAGGAACATTAGGAATTCTCTTGGTTGGTTTTTATGCAGGTTATCTATCTAAACAAGAAATTTTAGATTTATCACAACAGTTAGTTGATTATGGAATTCGTATTAGTTCTCCGATTCTTAATTGGCTAAAAACAGAATTAGACAATGATCATTAA
- a CDS encoding UPF0175 family protein produces the protein MSINVTFPEELLIAAREEKEAFSRKVIIYTLGHLYQEGKISAGIGAQVLGCDKYTFYTLLSEYGFSIIDYTAEEWESEIQTSRKLAKKIKENEDNC, from the coding sequence ATGAGCATTAATGTAACATTTCCCGAAGAACTCCTCATTGCTGCCAGAGAAGAAAAAGAAGCATTCTCTCGTAAAGTCATAATTTATACATTAGGGCATCTTTATCAAGAAGGAAAAATTTCAGCAGGAATCGGCGCACAAGTATTAGGATGCGATAAATATACATTTTATACACTTCTCTCTGAGTATGGTTTTTCCATTATTGATTACACAGCAGAAGAATGGGAATCAGAAATACAAACCAGCCGTAAATTAGCCAAAAAAATCAAAGAGAATGAAGATAATTGTTAA
- a CDS encoding NB-ARC domain-containing protein, with amino-acid sequence MPQFQPDRALEIVAPKYGTAYRIGGRLLLTCRHLFDNSNDCQVRFRSASDYSDKQDIDAQVIWKAPDNIDIALVELPETIETCDPVGFGLLPDASSTQKVKFDFLGFPLFLRYSEDGIKYATGLHIEGTIDVANRAPYNRLLLNIKDSQDIQPTDEQLEKLAEDQSPWQGTSGSAIVCHGLVIGVQSKQLSIDRRASLEAESLARVYKNTEWCEILEKHDIDPEPKPVISASLKSSSYRNQAVPKPRYFVERPEVIVKLKELLLSKEKTEIGTLVIIAIYGLGGIGKSTLAAALAQEKEVQAFFPDGIFWATLGQQPDILSFLHQWIQSLGDYHFMPTGIDAASLQLRTLLADKKALLVVDDLWNAEDVEPFRVAGDGCKLLVTTREARVSGAIRYDLDIMTETQSLALLSSHLQRELTLEDQKQAKIIAKIVGYLPLALELTAAQIEDNISWTELIEDLRAEITNLEILDRLEAEDATNQEKRKNYSLIASFNLSLKRLLPQRLQQFTWLGVLPDDVTITEKMATTLWDCRLTEAKKTLRHLGSKALLLTGVSSEQTVSYRVHDLLHDLARNLLQASPHSESDYQLPGLGLSISEANRQLLSRYKKQTKNGLWHSLEDDGYIYNQLIWHLEKARKIEEIHQLLREETAEGGNGWYSKCEKEAKTAIFIKDVVKAWQLAEADFANNSGQSMGLQVRYALITTSLNSLATNIPPELIAALIKHEIWTPAQGLVYVRQSQDSSKQAEGLEKITPYLPPTLLPEALEIARGIGSENYRARVLTGLAPHLPESLLPEALEIAGGIGNEYYRAWVLTGLAPHLPESLLPEALEIAGGIGNESSRAEVLTGLAPYLPESLLPEALEIAREIGNESSRARVLTGLAPHLQESLLPEALEIAREIGNESSRAEVLTGLAPYLPESLLPEALEIAREIGNESSRARVLTGLAPHLQESLLPEALEIAREIGNESSRAEVLTGLAPYLPESLLPEALEIAREIGNESSRARVLTGLAPHLQESLLPEALEIAREIGNESSRAEVLTGLAPHLPEVLPEALEIARAIGTEYYRASALRGLAPYLPEVLPEALEFVSANDYQSSLAERFTRLAPHFSENVLPEALEFARAIEDEDDRAWALRGLAPHLPESLLPRALEIARGIEDEDDRASALRWLAPYLPEMLPEALESVRAIRNSRDDDANADALRKLVPYLPESLLPQALEIARAIGSEGALTGLAPYLPESLLPQALEITRVFKSESARASALTGLAPHLPESLLPEALEITRVFKSESARASALTGLAPHLPESLLPEALEAVRAIGDKDHRAEALTRLAPYLPEILSEALEIARSIGSESYRTEVLRKLVPYLPVSLLPEALEAARAIESESDRAKALTGLAPHLPESLLPKALEVARAIGSAEVLTGLAPHLPESLLPEALEIARGIGNEYYRAWALTGLAPHLPESLLPEALEVARGIGNEDSRAKALTGLAPYLPEVLPEALAAVRAIKDEKYRAYALIELAPHLPEVLPEALAVARGIGGEEYLAPVLIELALYLPEVFPEALEVASHIGYPSYRVEILTELAPHLPESLLPKALEVARAIGSAEVLTGLAPHLPESLLPEALEIARGIGNEYYRAWALIGLAPYLPEVLPEALEAARAIKDEKYRARVLTGLAPYLPQALPEALEAARGIGSESDRAEALKALTATLTPANVDLSFWENTLQALGTLTRPHFLETIPNLVPLILHFGGVVALREVHQAIREVSRWWK; translated from the coding sequence ATGCCCCAATTCCAACCCGATCGCGCTTTAGAAATTGTTGCCCCTAAGTATGGCACTGCCTATCGAATTGGGGGACGTTTACTCTTAACTTGTCGGCATCTATTTGATAATAGTAACGACTGTCAAGTACGATTTAGATCAGCATCAGACTATTCTGATAAGCAGGATATAGACGCTCAAGTAATTTGGAAAGCACCAGATAATATCGATATAGCATTAGTAGAATTACCAGAAACTATCGAAACTTGTGATCCTGTAGGTTTTGGGTTGTTACCTGATGCGAGTAGCACCCAAAAAGTTAAATTTGACTTTTTGGGCTTTCCTCTATTTTTACGGTATTCTGAAGATGGTATAAAATACGCCACAGGGTTACATATTGAGGGAACTATTGATGTAGCTAATCGTGCGCCTTATAACCGGTTGTTATTAAATATTAAAGATAGTCAAGACATACAACCCACCGATGAACAATTAGAAAAATTAGCAGAAGATCAGTCACCTTGGCAAGGAACATCGGGATCAGCAATTGTTTGTCATGGGTTAGTGATTGGGGTACAATCTAAACAGCTAAGTATAGATCGTCGGGCATCTTTAGAAGCTGAATCTTTGGCCAGGGTTTATAAAAATACCGAATGGTGTGAGATATTAGAAAAACATGATATTGATCCTGAACCTAAACCCGTTATATCCGCTTCTTTAAAATCTTCTTCCTATCGCAATCAAGCTGTTCCTAAACCGAGGTATTTTGTCGAACGTCCAGAGGTTATTGTTAAATTAAAGGAACTTCTGTTATCTAAAGAAAAAACCGAAATAGGAACCTTAGTTATTATTGCTATTTATGGATTAGGAGGGATTGGTAAATCCACTTTAGCGGCGGCATTAGCACAGGAGAAAGAGGTTCAAGCTTTTTTTCCTGATGGCATTTTCTGGGCAACTTTAGGGCAACAACCGGATATTTTATCCTTTCTTCATCAGTGGATACAATCATTAGGAGATTATCATTTTATGCCGACTGGTATTGATGCGGCATCCTTACAATTAAGAACTTTATTAGCAGATAAAAAGGCTTTATTAGTAGTGGATGATCTCTGGAACGCGGAGGATGTGGAACCGTTTCGAGTGGCGGGGGATGGCTGTAAATTGTTGGTAACGACAAGAGAAGCCCGAGTAAGCGGAGCGATTCGTTATGATTTGGACATCATGACGGAGACTCAATCTTTGGCGTTATTGTCGAGTCATCTACAGCGTGAATTAACTTTAGAAGACCAGAAACAAGCCAAAATTATCGCCAAAATTGTCGGTTATTTACCGTTGGCATTAGAGTTAACCGCGGCACAAATTGAAGATAATATTTCTTGGACTGAATTAATTGAAGATTTACGGGCAGAAATCACTAATTTAGAAATTTTAGATCGCTTAGAAGCGGAAGACGCAACCAATCAAGAAAAGCGTAAAAATTATAGTTTAATCGCTTCTTTTAATCTCAGCTTAAAACGGTTATTGCCCCAAAGATTACAACAGTTTACCTGGTTAGGGGTCTTACCCGATGATGTGACAATTACGGAAAAAATGGCAACCACTTTATGGGATTGTCGGCTCACGGAAGCTAAGAAAACCCTCAGACATTTAGGCAGTAAAGCCTTATTATTAACAGGGGTTTCTAGTGAACAAACCGTCAGTTATCGTGTCCATGACCTCTTACACGATCTAGCGCGTAATCTTTTACAAGCCTCTCCCCATTCTGAAAGCGATTATCAATTACCGGGGTTGGGCTTATCAATTTCTGAAGCTAATCGGCAACTTTTAAGCAGGTACAAAAAACAGACTAAAAATGGTTTATGGCACAGTTTAGAGGATGATGGCTATATTTACAATCAATTGATTTGGCATTTAGAAAAGGCAAGAAAAATTGAAGAGATTCATCAATTACTGAGGGAGGAAACCGCGGAAGGAGGTAATGGCTGGTATAGCAAATGCGAGAAAGAAGCGAAAACGGCGATTTTTATCAAGGATGTTGTTAAAGCTTGGCAACTGGCGGAAGCTGATTTTGCCAACAATTCCGGTCAGTCTATGGGGTTACAGGTGCGTTACGCTTTGATCACCACTTCCCTCAATAGTTTGGCGACTAATATTCCACCAGAATTAATTGCGGCACTGATTAAACATGAAATATGGACACCTGCTCAGGGATTGGTTTATGTACGGCAAAGTCAAGATTCTAGCAAGCAAGCCGAAGGACTAGAGAAAATTACTCCCTATCTTCCCCCTACTTTATTACCCGAAGCCTTAGAAATTGCCAGAGGGATTGGGTCTGAAAACTACCGTGCAAGGGTATTGACCGGGTTAGCGCCCCATTTACCGGAAAGTTTGTTACCCGAAGCTTTAGAAATTGCCGGAGGGATTGGGAATGAATACTACCGTGCTTGGGTATTGACCGGGTTAGCGCCCCATTTACCGGAAAGTTTGTTACCCGAAGCTTTAGAAATTGCCGGAGGGATTGGGAATGAATCCTCCCGTGCAGAGGTATTGACCGGGTTAGCTCCCTATTTACCGGAAAGTTTGTTACCCGAAGCTTTAGAAATTGCCAGAGAGATTGGGAATGAATCCTCCCGTGCAAGGGTATTGACCGGGTTAGCGCCCCATTTACAGGAAAGTTTGTTACCCGAAGCTTTAGAAATTGCCAGAGAGATTGGGAATGAATCCTCCCGTGCAGAGGTATTGACCGGGTTAGCTCCCTATTTACCGGAAAGTTTGTTACCCGAAGCTTTAGAAATTGCCAGAGAGATTGGGAATGAATCCTCCCGTGCAAGGGTATTGACCGGGTTAGCGCCCCATTTACAGGAAAGTTTGTTACCCGAAGCTTTAGAAATTGCCAGAGAGATTGGGAATGAATCCTCCCGTGCAGAGGTATTGACCGGGTTAGCTCCCTATTTACCGGAAAGTTTGTTACCCGAAGCTTTAGAAATTGCCAGAGAGATTGGGAATGAATCCTCCCGTGCAAGGGTATTGACCGGGTTAGCGCCCCATTTACAGGAAAGTTTGTTACCCGAAGCTTTAGAAATTGCCAGAGAGATTGGGAATGAATCCTCCCGTGCAGAGGTATTGACCGGGTTAGCTCCCCATTTACCAGAAGTGTTACCCGAAGCCTTAGAAATTGCCAGAGCGATCGGGACTGAATACTACCGTGCTTCGGCATTGAGAGGGTTAGCTCCCTATTTGCCGGAAGTGTTACCCGAAGCCTTAGAATTTGTCAGTGCCAATGATTATCAATCTTCACTTGCAGAGAGATTTACAAGGTTAGCTCCCCATTTCTCTGAAAATGTGCTACCCGAAGCCTTAGAATTTGCCAGAGCTATTGAGGATGAAGACGACCGTGCATGGGCACTGAGAGGATTAGCGCCCCATTTACCGGAAAGTTTGTTACCGAGAGCTTTGGAAATTGCCAGAGGGATTGAGGATGAAGACGACCGTGCTTCGGCATTGAGATGGTTAGCACCCTATTTACCGGAAATGTTGCCTGAAGCCTTAGAATCTGTCAGAGCAATTAGGAATTCTAGGGATGACGACGCCAATGCAGATGCATTGAGAAAGTTAGTTCCCTATTTACCCGAAAGTTTGTTACCCCAAGCCTTAGAAATTGCCAGAGCGATTGGGAGCGAGGGGGCATTGACCGGGTTAGCTCCCTATTTGCCAGAAAGTTTGTTACCCCAAGCCTTAGAAATTACCCGCGTCTTTAAGTCTGAATCCGCCCGCGCTTCGGCATTGACCGGGTTAGCTCCCCATTTACCGGAAAGTTTGTTACCCGAAGCCTTAGAAATTACCCGCGTCTTTAAGTCTGAATCCGCCCGCGCTTCGGCATTGACCGGGTTAGCTCCCCATTTACCGGAAAGTTTGTTACCCGAAGCCTTAGAAGCTGTCAGAGCGATCGGGGATAAAGACCACCGTGCAGAGGCATTGACAAGGTTAGCTCCCTATTTACCGGAAATCTTATCTGAAGCCCTAGAAATTGCCAGATCCATTGGGTCTGAATCCTACCGTACAGAGGTATTGAGAAAGTTAGTCCCCTATTTACCGGTCAGTTTGTTACCCGAAGCCTTAGAAGCTGCCAGAGCGATTGAGTCTGAATCCGACCGTGCAAAGGCATTGACCGGGTTAGCTCCCCATTTACCGGAAAGTTTGTTACCCAAAGCCTTAGAAGTTGCCAGAGCCATTGGGAGTGCGGAGGTATTGACCGGGTTAGCTCCCCATTTACCGGAAAGTTTGTTACCCGAAGCCTTAGAAATTGCCAGAGGGATTGGGAATGAATACTACCGTGCTTGGGCATTGACCGGGTTAGCTCCCCATTTACCGGAAAGTTTGTTACCCGAAGCCTTAGAAGTTGCCAGAGGGATTGGGAATGAAGACTCCCGTGCAAAGGCATTGACCGGGTTAGCCCCCTATTTACCGGAAGTGTTACCCGAAGCTTTAGCGGCTGTCAGAGCAATTAAGGATGAAAAATACCGTGCTTATGCATTGATCGAGTTAGCGCCCCATTTACCGGAAGTGTTACCGGAAGCCTTAGCAGTTGCCAGAGGGATTGGGGGTGAAGAATACCTTGCACCAGTACTGATCGAGTTAGCGCTCTATTTACCGGAAGTATTCCCCGAAGCCTTAGAGGTTGCCAGCCACATCGGTTATCCATCCTACCGTGTAGAGATATTGACCGAGTTAGCGCCCCATTTACCGGAAAGTTTGTTACCCAAAGCCTTAGAAGTTGCCAGAGCCATTGGGAGTGCGGAGGTATTGACCGGGTTAGCTCCCCATTTACCGGAAAGTTTGTTACCCGAAGCCTTAGAAATTGCCAGAGGGATTGGGAATGAATACTACCGTGCTTGGGCATTGATAGGTTTAGCTCCCTATTTACCAGAAGTGTTACCCGAAGCCTTAGAAGCTGCCAGAGCCATTAAGGATGAAAAATACCGTGCAAGGGTATTGACCGGGTTAGCTCCCTATTTACCACAAGCGTTACCGGAAGCTTTAGAAGCTGCCAGAGGGATTGGGTCTGAATCCGACCGTGCAGAGGCATTAAAAGCATTAACAGCCACCTTAACCCCTGCTAATGTTGACTTATCTTTCTGGGAAAATACCCTTCAGGCTTTGGGTACTCTCACTCGTCCTCATTTCCTCGAAACTATTCCCAACTTAGTCCCTTTAATCCTTCATTTTGGTGGAGTGGTCGCCCTCAGAGAAGTCCATCAAGCAATTAGAGAAGTCAGCCGCTGGTGGAAGTGA
- a CDS encoding trypco2 family protein, whose amino-acid sequence MDINKVGLRETLEALRVELSKSILASEGEQIRFEVGEIELEVQFVVEQSKEGKGGLKFWVVEMGGGVTNKDTITHRIKIPLKPIGKDGGPIKTGSDDIPD is encoded by the coding sequence ATGGACATCAATAAAGTTGGACTTCGAGAAACCTTAGAAGCATTGCGGGTTGAACTCAGTAAATCTATTTTAGCCTCTGAGGGTGAGCAGATTCGCTTTGAAGTGGGTGAAATTGAATTAGAGGTTCAATTTGTGGTTGAGCAGTCGAAAGAAGGCAAAGGTGGGCTGAAATTTTGGGTAGTAGAAATGGGTGGGGGTGTCACCAATAAAGATACGATAACCCATAGAATTAAAATTCCCCTTAAACCCATTGGGAAAGATGGAGGACCTATCAAGACAGGAAGTGATGATATTCCCGATTAG